The Saprospiraceae bacterium genome includes a window with the following:
- a CDS encoding ParA family protein, which translates to MGKIIAIANQKGGVGKTTTAINLAAALAILDKKVLLIDSDPQANATSGIGVSADQIVHDTYECLVEGIHPKDAILQTNTPNLSIMPSSIDLVGAEIELVNIPNREFQMKEMLDKIKDQYDYIFIDCLPSLGLITINALTAADSVIIPVQCEFFSLEGYGKLKDTINLVNQALNPDLEIEGVVLSMYDQRLRMANMVIEEIRHIVTDRIFETIIHRNSKIGEAPSLGQPVIIYDATSKGAINFLNLANEFLTINADSIFMHK; encoded by the coding sequence ATGGGAAAAATAATAGCAATAGCTAATCAAAAAGGTGGTGTAGGAAAAACAACAACTGCTATTAATCTTGCTGCGGCATTGGCAATTTTAGACAAGAAGGTACTCCTGATAGATTCCGATCCTCAGGCAAATGCGACATCCGGTATAGGAGTCAGTGCAGATCAGATAGTACATGATACGTATGAATGTTTGGTGGAAGGCATACATCCTAAGGATGCAATTTTACAAACCAATACGCCCAATTTATCTATTATGCCTTCCAGCATAGACTTGGTTGGTGCGGAAATAGAGCTTGTCAATATTCCGAACAGAGAGTTTCAGATGAAAGAGATGTTGGATAAAATAAAAGATCAATACGATTATATTTTTATTGACTGTCTTCCATCTTTGGGATTAATCACAATTAATGCACTAACCGCTGCGGACAGTGTCATAATACCCGTACAGTGTGAATTCTTTTCCCTGGAAGGTTACGGTAAATTAAAAGATACTATTAATCTTGTCAATCAGGCATTAAACCCTGATCTTGAAATAGAAGGTGTCGTACTGTCTATGTACGACCAGCGTTTAAGAATGGCTAATATGGTAATCGAAGAAATCCGCCATATTGTTACGGACAGGATTTTCGAAACCATCATTCATAGAAACAGTAAAATCGGTGAAGCGCCATCACTCGGGCAGCCCGTCATCATTTATGACGCTACAAGCAAAGGCGCCATCAACTTTCTGAATCTGGCCAATGAGTTTCTCACTATAAATGCGGACAGCATTTTTATGCATAAATAA
- a CDS encoding class I SAM-dependent methyltransferase, translated as MSETKYHPEKYWSEVANLITQREESNVIAGDDEPYYRYKRIKFLRMLRKVDITNKCVLEVGCGPGGNLIELYERKPKKLVGADISNDMVHLAKKNVPNSIEIVKTNGTELPFQNSVFDIVITATVLQHNTDEKMLHELIQEICRVSSKNIVIFERIEANVKGDDLCLGRPIDYYSKIFEKFGYKLLESEFINIRVSYYVCGFIRKVFNSKARKEGEPLNLFSVFLQKLTLLFTRPLDVIFKSNKDLAMLKYEKV; from the coding sequence ATGTCTGAAACAAAATATCATCCAGAAAAGTATTGGAGTGAAGTAGCAAATCTAATCACTCAAAGAGAAGAGTCAAATGTAATTGCTGGAGACGATGAACCTTATTACAGGTATAAGAGAATCAAGTTTCTGCGTATGTTACGAAAAGTTGATATTACAAATAAATGTGTATTGGAAGTTGGTTGCGGACCAGGTGGGAACTTAATCGAATTATACGAGCGTAAACCAAAGAAATTGGTTGGTGCTGATATTTCGAATGATATGGTACATTTGGCTAAAAAGAATGTACCAAACTCTATAGAGATAGTTAAGACAAATGGAACAGAGCTCCCCTTCCAGAATTCTGTATTTGATATAGTAATAACAGCTACAGTTCTTCAGCATAATACTGACGAAAAGATGCTTCACGAATTAATACAAGAAATTTGTAGAGTATCGAGTAAAAACATCGTAATTTTTGAAAGAATTGAAGCTAATGTAAAGGGCGATGATTTGTGCCTAGGTCGTCCAATTGATTATTATTCCAAAATATTTGAAAAATTTGGATATAAATTATTGGAATCAGAGTTTATTAATATTAGAGTAAGTTATTATGTTTGTGGTTTTATCAGAAAAGTCTTTAATAGTAAAGCTAGAAAGGAAGGTGAACCTCTTAATTTATTTTCTGTGTTTTTACAAAAACTAACATTACTTTTTACTCGCCCACTTGATGTGATCTTCAAATCAAATAAAGATTTAGCAATGTTAAAATACGAAAAAGTATAA
- a CDS encoding matrixin family metalloprotease, translating to MKNFKFLILILLTLVNIESIFSQISVPYGDDAIGDNNNPNLAEFVVHGNAWDCRYLTYTFVNGTDDIAGVQEEDAVRRAMASWSAVANINFIEVCNEDDADIRISWEVGNHGDGVPFDNGGGANGNVLAHAFFPPPNAGLLAGDLHFDDFENWRINGNDFDLETVALHELGHSLGLRHTPVNNAVMEAVYEGVRRNLTQDDIDGIVSIYGVQTNPIIGADMLCNEGSYSLIEFNCINPIIDITWETTGGINIISGQGTGQITVGIGGNSGNGSIIAILNSGCGELRFERSIIYFDCIKFNECCPPGSSFDGANCYYGIHFVGVNGFVFNNAFYTTRNCNLYPTNNCCPPGSTFDGANCYFGIHIPSGHSGFVLNNSFYSTKNCEKNCCPPGFEYDGANCYSKFHFSGVNGFIHDGNFYTTRNCKEYTTNNCCPPGTTFDGANCYYGRVPVGYEGFILNGSFYTKPNCKTCCPPGSTFDGANCYFGIHFEGEGFILNNSFYVVPNCEIYRDNNCCPPGSTFDSRNCYFGVHFGSEYQGFVYNGSFYTRPIDCYGLTNNLGRESNKDPLALLSDKEIEIRLAQSKEINIFPNPFDDFINIDISQSNEEITSIDVYSSDGKLLEHLDQSRISPINTLKPSIESGLVVIIVSFKSGYKIFKSIKI from the coding sequence ATGAAAAATTTTAAGTTTCTAATTTTGATACTTTTAACTTTGGTAAATATTGAATCAATCTTTAGCCAAATTTCTGTTCCTTATGGAGATGATGCCATAGGTGATAATAATAATCCAAACTTGGCAGAATTTGTAGTACATGGCAATGCTTGGGATTGTAGGTATTTAACATATACTTTTGTTAATGGTACCGATGATATTGCAGGTGTTCAAGAAGAAGATGCAGTTCGGAGAGCTATGGCATCTTGGTCGGCAGTTGCAAATATTAATTTCATAGAAGTTTGTAATGAAGATGATGCAGACATTCGAATTTCGTGGGAAGTTGGTAATCATGGTGATGGGGTTCCATTTGATAATGGTGGTGGAGCAAATGGTAATGTACTGGCACATGCATTTTTTCCCCCACCAAACGCAGGGCTATTAGCAGGTGATTTGCATTTTGATGATTTTGAAAATTGGCGTATTAACGGAAATGATTTTGATTTAGAAACAGTAGCTTTACATGAACTAGGACATTCACTCGGATTACGACATACCCCAGTCAATAATGCTGTTATGGAAGCAGTTTATGAAGGAGTTAGAAGGAATTTGACACAAGATGATATTGATGGTATAGTTTCCATTTATGGCGTTCAAACCAATCCTATCATTGGTGCAGATATGCTTTGTAATGAAGGATCATATTCTTTGATAGAATTTAACTGTATAAATCCAATTATTGATATAACTTGGGAGACAACTGGTGGCATCAATATAATATCAGGACAAGGTACAGGTCAAATAACTGTTGGAATAGGTGGAAATTCTGGTAACGGCTCAATTATTGCGATTTTAAATAGTGGATGTGGTGAGTTAAGATTTGAAAGATCAATTATATATTTCGATTGTATAAAATTCAATGAATGTTGCCCACCAGGTTCTAGTTTCGATGGAGCAAATTGTTATTATGGCATCCATTTTGTTGGAGTTAATGGTTTTGTTTTTAATAATGCTTTCTATACTACTAGAAATTGTAATTTATATCCTACAAATAATTGTTGTCCGCCTGGCTCAACCTTTGATGGAGCTAATTGTTATTTTGGTATTCATATTCCATCTGGACATTCTGGTTTTGTACTTAATAATTCATTTTACTCAACTAAAAATTGTGAAAAGAATTGTTGTCCTCCTGGGTTTGAATACGATGGGGCGAATTGTTACTCAAAATTTCATTTTTCTGGAGTAAACGGATTTATACATGATGGCAATTTTTATACAACAAGAAATTGTAAAGAATATACTACTAACAATTGTTGTCCGCCTGGGACTACTTTTGACGGAGCCAATTGTTATTATGGTAGAGTGCCGGTTGGTTATGAAGGCTTTATATTAAACGGATCATTTTACACAAAACCGAATTGTAAAACATGTTGTCCTCCTGGTTCTACATTTGATGGTGCTAATTGTTATTTCGGTATTCACTTTGAAGGAGAAGGGTTTATTTTGAATAATAGTTTTTATGTCGTTCCAAATTGTGAAATTTATCGTGATAATAATTGTTGTCCTCCTGGTTCTACATTTGATAGCAGGAACTGCTATTTTGGAGTGCATTTCGGATCTGAGTACCAAGGTTTTGTTTATAATGGTTCATTTTATACCAGACCAATTGATTGTTATGGACTGACTAATAATCTTGGAAGAGAATCAAATAAGGATCCCTTAGCTCTTTTAAGTGATAAGGAAATTGAAATACGTTTAGCCCAAAGCAAAGAAATAAATATCTTTCCAAACCCATTTGATGATTTTATTAACATAGATATTTCTCAGAGTAATGAAGAAATTACTAGTATTGATGTTTATTCATCCGATGGTAAATTGCTGGAGCATTTAGACCAAAGTAGAATCTCTCCAATTAATACTCTTAAACCATCAATAGAATCTGGACTTGTAGTTATTATTGTAAGTTTCAAATCTGGATATAAAATTTTTAAATCAATTAAAATATAA
- a CDS encoding NAD(P)H-dependent oxidoreductase produces the protein MITIIASTNRTGSFTNKIAAVCYEILQTDLNENIRFLSLESLNNITISKEMYNESGQHPAITQIQDEVLVPADKWLIISPEYNGSFPGILKYFIDAISVRKYSETFKGKKVALIGVGTGRGGNLRGMEHLTGFLNYLKMIVMPEKLPISSVHNMFEGDQLMDGLTKNELNRFLHDFTKF, from the coding sequence ATGATTACCATTATAGCATCAACCAACCGGACAGGAAGTTTTACTAATAAAATAGCAGCAGTTTGCTATGAAATATTGCAAACAGACTTGAATGAAAATATTCGATTTTTGAGTTTGGAATCATTAAACAATATTACCATTTCCAAAGAAATGTACAATGAAAGTGGTCAGCATCCTGCAATAACACAGATTCAGGATGAAGTTTTAGTTCCTGCCGATAAATGGTTGATTATCAGTCCTGAGTACAACGGAAGTTTTCCGGGTATATTAAAATATTTTATTGATGCGATATCAGTACGTAAATACTCCGAAACTTTTAAAGGTAAAAAAGTAGCGCTGATAGGTGTCGGAACGGGCAGGGGAGGCAATCTGCGTGGTATGGAACACCTTACAGGATTTCTGAATTATTTAAAAATGATTGTTATGCCTGAGAAATTACCTATTTCGTCAGTACATAATATGTTTGAAGGAGATCAGTTAATGGATGGATTGACAAAAAATGAACTGAACAGGTTTCTGCATGATTTTACAAAATTTTAA
- the lipB gene encoding lipoyl(octanoyl) transferase LipB, whose amino-acid sequence MITPHVNFLRIQHKTYQEVWDFQTSLHKQLVSEKLKRRDSAESEINMFYQQHHLIFCEHSHVYTLGKSGSVDHLLLSTAETEQKNIEFFKINRGGDITYHGPGQITGYPIFDLEEFFRDVHKYVRNLEEIIIRTLDIYGIKGQRLNGYTGVWIYPDDKDSRYRKICAIGVHLSRWVSMHGFAFNVNTDLTYFENIVPCGIEDKDKTVTSLSKELGHPVSMTEVEAHLQYFFADIFKFSYSNIPNKHLETINT is encoded by the coding sequence ATGATTACTCCTCATGTTAATTTCCTTCGTATCCAGCATAAAACTTATCAGGAAGTGTGGGATTTCCAAACCTCATTGCATAAGCAATTGGTAAGTGAAAAACTTAAAAGACGTGATTCGGCAGAATCGGAAATTAACATGTTTTATCAGCAGCATCACTTGATTTTTTGTGAACATTCTCATGTATATACCCTGGGAAAAAGCGGTTCCGTTGACCATTTGCTTCTTTCTACTGCGGAAACAGAACAAAAAAATATAGAATTTTTTAAAATAAACAGAGGAGGTGATATCACTTATCATGGTCCGGGACAAATCACCGGTTATCCGATTTTTGATCTCGAAGAGTTTTTCAGAGACGTACATAAATATGTCAGAAATCTGGAAGAAATTATCATTAGAACTTTGGATATCTACGGAATAAAAGGACAACGTCTGAATGGATATACAGGTGTCTGGATTTATCCGGATGATAAAGATAGCAGATACAGAAAGATTTGTGCTATTGGTGTTCATTTATCCAGATGGGTCAGTATGCATGGATTTGCTTTTAACGTAAACACTGATTTAACGTACTTCGAAAACATAGTACCCTGTGGTATTGAAGACAAAGACAAAACAGTCACATCCCTTTCAAAGGAATTGGGACATCCTGTGTCGATGACAGAAGTGGAAGCTCATTTACAATACTTTTTTGCTGATATTTTTAAATTCAGTTATTCAAATATTCCAAATAAACATTTAGAAACAATAAACACTTAA
- a CDS encoding M48 family metalloprotease: protein MMNFKALLFLITVLLLNSCSRNPVTGKKELMLMSESQEISLGKESDPSIVAQYGVYDHPKLQAFINEKGKKMGAISHRPNLNYEFKILDSEIVNAFAVPGGYVYFTRGIMAHFNNEAEFAGVLGHEIGHITARHSAKQYSKQMLTQILFIGGMVVSEDFRNLADVAQQGIGLLFLKFGRDHETESDKLGVEYSTKIGYDAHEMAGFFNTLKRMSGGEGSLPTFLSTHPDPGDRNINVEKLATEAQKTLDRDKLKVSRNDYLRLIDGIVYGADPRQGFVENFVFYHPELKFQFPIPNGWKTLNSPAQVQMAPADGKALMVMSLENAANLEEAKAKVIKDNGLQVIESTNIQVNNLPAIALLSDIVPPAEGGQQAAPLKVLTYLIQYNSLIYKFHGLSTKDDFNSYFSNFQNTMRGFKVLTDASKLNKKPATIKIVEATKAVSLKQLFQDHQMPSGKFNELAILNGMELNDVVEKGSLYKLLAGDL from the coding sequence ATGATGAATTTTAAAGCCTTACTTTTTTTAATAACTGTTTTGTTATTAAATTCCTGCTCAAGAAATCCGGTTACCGGCAAAAAAGAGTTGATGTTAATGTCAGAATCTCAGGAAATCTCATTGGGTAAAGAATCAGATCCCTCCATTGTGGCTCAGTACGGTGTGTATGATCATCCTAAATTGCAGGCTTTTATTAACGAAAAAGGCAAAAAGATGGGAGCCATCTCTCACAGACCAAATTTGAATTATGAATTTAAAATTCTGGATTCTGAAATTGTAAACGCGTTTGCGGTTCCCGGTGGATATGTATATTTTACAAGGGGTATAATGGCTCATTTTAACAATGAAGCAGAGTTTGCAGGAGTACTTGGACACGAGATAGGCCATATTACTGCACGCCATTCTGCAAAACAGTACAGTAAGCAGATGCTCACACAAATACTTTTTATTGGAGGGATGGTAGTCTCGGAAGATTTCAGAAATTTAGCAGATGTGGCTCAACAGGGTATAGGTTTGTTATTTCTGAAATTTGGCAGAGACCACGAAACGGAATCAGATAAGTTAGGTGTTGAATATTCAACAAAAATTGGTTATGATGCCCACGAGATGGCTGGTTTTTTTAATACATTGAAGAGAATGAGTGGTGGAGAAGGCTCTTTACCTACCTTTTTATCGACACACCCTGATCCGGGAGACAGAAATATAAATGTTGAGAAACTGGCTACGGAAGCGCAGAAGACTTTGGATCGTGATAAACTTAAAGTAAGCAGAAACGACTATCTTCGACTGATAGACGGAATTGTATATGGTGCGGACCCAAGACAGGGATTTGTTGAAAATTTTGTATTTTATCATCCGGAGTTGAAATTTCAGTTTCCGATTCCTAATGGATGGAAAACGCTGAATTCTCCGGCACAGGTCCAAATGGCTCCTGCGGATGGAAAAGCACTGATGGTGATGAGTCTTGAAAATGCAGCAAATCTGGAAGAAGCTAAAGCCAAAGTCATAAAAGACAACGGTTTGCAGGTAATTGAATCAACAAATATTCAGGTAAACAACTTGCCGGCTATTGCTTTACTTTCTGATATTGTTCCACCTGCAGAAGGTGGTCAACAGGCCGCTCCACTTAAAGTATTGACTTATCTGATTCAATATAACTCATTGATTTATAAATTTCACGGATTAAGTACCAAAGATGACTTTAATAGCTATTTTTCTAATTTCCAAAATACGATGAGAGGTTTTAAAGTACTTACCGATGCATCAAAACTTAATAAAAAACCCGCAACCATAAAAATCGTAGAAGCAACAAAAGCTGTTTCATTAAAACAATTATTTCAGGACCATCAAATGCCATCCGGTAAATTTAATGAATTGGCTATTCTGAATGGGATGGAACTTAACGATGTGGTAGAAAAAGGCAGCCTGTACAAATTGTTGGCAGGGGATCTTTAA
- a CDS encoding ParB/RepB/Spo0J family partition protein has product MNKKREVSKGLRTLLSNIEKNNSPLERKQLVKELANSIALINPDVIEANPFQPRTEFDNEQLMELAKSIKTSGLIQPITVRSLGGDKYQLISGERRLRASKMAGIQEIPAYIRVANDQEMLEMALVENIQRADLNALEIAISYHRLMEECNLTHEALSERVGKDRSTVTNYVRLLKLPPQIQSSIKIGKLSMGHARSLAGIEDVATQLKIYKQCIENQLSVRALETVIRSYQNPDKPKTGAKPAQSSELLGLTLEISKVLGVKVEINRNQEGKGQIIIPFKSDKELNNIIHLLKEQEV; this is encoded by the coding sequence ATGAACAAAAAAAGAGAAGTAAGTAAAGGATTGAGGACCTTATTGTCCAATATAGAAAAAAATAATAGTCCTTTAGAAAGAAAACAATTGGTCAAAGAATTGGCCAACAGTATTGCTTTGATAAACCCCGATGTTATTGAAGCCAATCCTTTTCAGCCCAGAACTGAATTTGACAATGAACAATTGATGGAGCTTGCAAAATCAATCAAAACATCGGGATTGATACAACCCATCACTGTCCGATCCCTTGGAGGAGATAAATATCAACTGATTTCAGGTGAAAGGAGACTCCGGGCATCAAAAATGGCAGGCATTCAGGAAATCCCGGCATACATCAGAGTTGCCAATGACCAGGAAATGCTGGAAATGGCATTGGTTGAGAATATTCAAAGAGCGGATCTGAACGCATTGGAAATAGCTATATCTTATCACAGATTGATGGAAGAATGTAATCTTACACACGAAGCTTTGTCTGAAAGAGTCGGAAAAGACAGAAGTACCGTAACCAATTATGTACGTTTACTGAAGCTTCCTCCACAGATTCAGTCATCCATCAAAATCGGAAAGCTCAGTATGGGACATGCCAGGTCACTTGCAGGGATTGAAGACGTCGCTACACAGCTTAAAATATACAAACAGTGTATAGAAAATCAATTGTCTGTGAGAGCTCTTGAAACAGTTATACGTTCTTATCAAAATCCTGACAAACCCAAAACCGGTGCTAAACCTGCCCAATCTTCTGAATTACTTGGTTTGACACTCGAAATCAGTAAGGTGCTAGGCGTAAAAGTTGAAATCAATAGAAATCAGGAAGGAAAAGGACAAATCATTATACCATTTAAATCAGATAAAGAACTGAATAATATCATTCACTTACTGAAAGAGCAGGAAGTGTGA
- a CDS encoding glycosyltransferase family 39 protein, giving the protein MSLSTKNDRNIFILFIILLHALFFLIAVWIRGIYTLDSPEYLWTANSLLHNCTSYNGPMEGTLNPTLFTLRPPGYPVFIALCKTIAESDLMILLIQNLMSVTLCVFIFAETRKIFSARMSGFVILAGLILFPIYLILVNIVMAEALLAVLLMIAIFQIKLYLENDKWQHFLFYNLLLSLAVLTKPVMMYFWIPNLIFSMYLFWKYRQKFILIFSLLLPLTIGLWSYRNFKTTGFFEYSSIKTQNLLELNAGSIISFLKSHEEMKLHRKEILVRSETYSDYGERSEFLMKEAKDIISDHPVLYIWLHCKGMLNFLLAPGRVDIEIFFNIKQNNEVSLLYEVEKKGFYHGLKYYVQNVNGFLLLTTLLIFSWNIVLLFTLLFSFFTKKLSKDQRIAIFMILFYVIFASGPGGYARFKVALYPIVLFMLPYGIDVIKSLLRKVNVFIFSPTSKL; this is encoded by the coding sequence ATGTCTTTAAGCACAAAAAATGATCGTAATATTTTTATCTTATTTATCATTCTGTTGCATGCTTTATTTTTTTTAATCGCAGTTTGGATCCGAGGAATTTATACACTTGACTCACCTGAATATTTATGGACTGCCAATAGTCTCCTTCATAACTGTACATCTTACAATGGTCCGATGGAAGGGACTTTAAATCCGACATTATTTACATTACGACCTCCCGGATATCCTGTATTTATTGCACTATGCAAGACAATTGCGGAAAGTGATTTAATGATACTCCTGATTCAAAATTTAATGAGTGTCACATTATGTGTATTTATTTTTGCTGAAACTCGTAAAATATTCTCAGCAAGAATGTCAGGGTTCGTTATTTTGGCCGGATTAATATTGTTTCCCATTTATTTGATTCTGGTAAATATAGTGATGGCTGAAGCCCTATTAGCTGTTTTACTTATGATTGCTATATTTCAGATAAAATTATATCTTGAAAATGATAAATGGCAACATTTCCTGTTTTACAATCTACTTTTAAGTCTTGCGGTGTTGACCAAACCCGTCATGATGTATTTCTGGATTCCCAATCTGATATTTTCTATGTATTTGTTTTGGAAGTACAGACAAAAATTTATCCTTATCTTTTCTTTGCTTTTGCCTTTGACAATTGGACTTTGGAGTTACAGAAATTTTAAGACAACCGGTTTTTTTGAATATTCTTCCATTAAAACACAGAATTTACTCGAGTTGAATGCCGGCTCCATTATTAGTTTTCTGAAATCGCATGAAGAAATGAAACTCCACAGAAAAGAAATTCTTGTGAGATCAGAGACATATTCAGATTATGGCGAAAGATCTGAATTTCTGATGAAGGAAGCAAAAGATATCATTTCCGATCACCCTGTTTTATATATCTGGCTACATTGTAAAGGAATGCTGAATTTTTTGTTGGCACCCGGTAGGGTTGATATTGAAATATTTTTCAACATAAAACAAAATAACGAAGTCAGTCTCTTATATGAAGTCGAAAAAAAAGGATTTTATCATGGATTGAAGTATTATGTACAAAATGTAAACGGTTTTTTGCTGCTTACCACACTTTTGATTTTTAGCTGGAATATTGTTCTGTTATTTACACTATTATTTTCCTTTTTTACGAAAAAATTGAGCAAAGATCAACGAATAGCAATATTTATGATCTTATTTTATGTAATTTTTGCATCGGGTCCGGGTGGGTACGCCAGATTTAAAGTAGCTTTATATCCAATTGTGTTATTTATGTTGCCATATGGCATAGATGTAATCAAGAGTCTTCTCCGAAAAGTAAATGTTTTCATTTTCAGTCCGACAAGCAAATTATAA
- a CDS encoding acyl-CoA thioesterase — protein sequence MKEKLVNESRTVMTEMIMPNDTNPMGNLMGGYLMRWMDIAAAVCAGKHCEAHVTTASVDHVSFHEAIKLGDVITLTAVVTRAFNTSVEVYVEVSACDITGANPRQSNHAYFSFVALDAETLKPKAVPKVIPITNEEKKHYEVASRRRELRLILAGRLKPAQASELISFFADL from the coding sequence ATGAAAGAAAAGTTAGTAAATGAATCAAGAACGGTGATGACTGAAATGATCATGCCCAATGATACCAATCCTATGGGCAATCTGATGGGCGGTTATCTGATGAGGTGGATGGATATTGCAGCAGCCGTATGTGCCGGGAAACATTGTGAAGCGCATGTTACAACTGCTTCTGTGGATCATGTTTCTTTCCATGAAGCTATCAAACTGGGAGATGTAATTACTTTGACAGCAGTAGTCACAAGAGCTTTTAATACATCGGTCGAAGTGTATGTTGAAGTGTCGGCTTGTGATATCACCGGAGCAAATCCGCGACAGTCCAATCATGCTTATTTTTCTTTCGTAGCATTGGATGCAGAGACTTTAAAACCCAAAGCGGTGCCTAAAGTCATTCCAATTACAAATGAAGAAAAGAAACATTACGAAGTTGCCAGCCGTCGCAGGGAGTTAAGACTTATTCTGGCAGGAAGGCTTAAACCGGCTCAGGCATCAGAGTTGATTAGTTTTTTTGCAGATTTATGA
- a CDS encoding ATP-binding protein, with protein sequence MNTQATLQQMQKLHLTGMASAYESILKLPADAHPDTHECIATVIDAEWQHRNFTKSQMLLRLSKLRYKANLQDIIYSTERNIKKESIALMADCSFIERAQNVIITGATGSGKSFLACALGNQACLHAYRTLYFNMNRFTEQLSLAKLQGTYIKWLNQLKKADLIILDDFGLQQLDQNAKLALLQILEDRYDYKSTIIVSQLPIEHWYTFINEPTIADAILDRLLAKCFKFDLKGKSLRIKI encoded by the coding sequence ATGAATACACAAGCAACATTGCAGCAGATGCAAAAACTTCATCTTACAGGTATGGCATCAGCCTACGAAAGCATATTAAAGCTTCCCGCAGATGCACATCCCGACACACATGAATGCATCGCTACAGTCATCGATGCAGAATGGCAACACAGAAACTTTACCAAGTCCCAAATGCTGCTCAGACTAAGTAAACTCCGATACAAAGCCAATCTGCAAGACATTATCTATTCCACAGAAAGAAATATAAAAAAAGAGAGCATTGCGCTAATGGCAGACTGTTCTTTTATCGAAAGAGCACAAAATGTCATCATCACGGGAGCTACCGGCAGCGGCAAATCATTCCTGGCCTGTGCACTCGGTAATCAAGCTTGTCTGCACGCTTATCGTACTCTGTACTTCAATATGAATCGCTTTACCGAACAACTATCGTTAGCCAAGCTTCAAGGCACTTACATCAAATGGCTCAACCAATTAAAAAAAGCTGATCTCATCATTTTAGATGACTTCGGACTACAGCAACTCGACCAAAATGCAAAACTTGCTTTACTGCAAATACTCGAAGACAGATATGATTATAAATCTACCATCATTGTCTCACAACTCCCCATAGAACATTGGTACACATTTATAAACGAACCAACTATTGCTGATGCGATACTGGATAGATTATTAGCAAAATGCTTCAAATTTGATTTAAAAGGTAAAAGTCTGAGAATAAAAATTTAG
- a CDS encoding metal-dependent hydrolase, which translates to MTLKYLGQSGFQMQLSDKILIFDPFISPNPLASEIDIETLEADYVLLSHGHADHVYDAEKICKQNNATLISNYEIVTWYENKDIKGHSMNLGGKWAFDFGTVKYVTAIHSSTLPDGSSGGTAGGFVIWNNEKSFYFAGDTALTLDMKLIPITCPTLDFAILPIGDNYTMGYEDAVHAAQYIQCDKIIGCHFDTFGYIKIDHEAAIQEFKNAGKELILLNPGQSIEL; encoded by the coding sequence ATGACACTTAAATATCTGGGGCAATCCGGTTTTCAGATGCAGTTATCTGACAAGATACTGATTTTTGACCCTTTTATTTCACCCAATCCATTAGCTTCTGAAATTGATATTGAAACACTAGAGGCTGACTATGTATTATTATCACATGGTCACGCAGATCATGTCTATGATGCTGAAAAGATTTGCAAACAAAATAATGCCACCCTGATATCCAATTATGAAATAGTTACCTGGTATGAAAATAAGGATATCAAAGGTCATTCCATGAATCTGGGAGGAAAATGGGCTTTTGATTTTGGAACTGTAAAATATGTCACTGCTATTCATTCAAGTACATTGCCGGATGGAAGTAGCGGCGGCACTGCGGGTGGATTTGTCATCTGGAATAATGAAAAGTCATTTTATTTTGCAGGTGATACGGCTTTGACTTTAGATATGAAACTGATACCTATCACTTGTCCCACATTGGATTTTGCCATTTTACCTATCGGGGATAACTATACCATGGGTTATGAAGATGCAGTACACGCTGCACAATATATACAATGCGACAAAATTATAGGATGCCATTTTGACACCTTTGGTTATATCAAAATTGATCATGAAGCTGCGATACAGGAATTTAAAAATGCCGGAAAAGAGCTTATTTTACTCAATCCCGGTCAATCAATAGAACTTTAA